One window of Phycisphaeraceae bacterium genomic DNA carries:
- a CDS encoding RNA polymerase sigma factor, whose translation MAVAGAPITTTLLLEQLRDESNQAAWRTFDERFRDVLFGVARSMGLGEADAADVAQETLFQSVRDYRAGKYDRSRGRLSSWIISIAHHRIADLLRRRGRDKVAAGDTTMRELPAVETVASAWEAALRDSLFRRAWESLLCEQRFSAGNTRAFELVVIRGVPPETAAEECGISVDQVYVAKSRISSRLREIVSALSAAYEDGL comes from the coding sequence TTGGCGGTTGCGGGGGCACCCATCACGACGACCTTGCTGCTCGAGCAGCTCCGGGACGAGAGCAACCAGGCGGCATGGCGGACGTTTGACGAGCGCTTTCGCGACGTGCTCTTTGGCGTGGCACGCTCGATGGGCCTTGGCGAGGCGGACGCGGCGGATGTTGCGCAGGAGACTCTTTTTCAGAGCGTGCGCGACTATCGCGCGGGAAAGTACGATCGTTCGCGCGGGCGTCTGAGCAGTTGGATCATCTCGATCGCGCACCACCGCATCGCGGACCTCCTGCGTCGGCGCGGACGTGACAAGGTCGCCGCGGGTGATACGACGATGCGTGAACTTCCAGCGGTGGAGACGGTGGCGTCCGCGTGGGAGGCAGCGCTGCGAGACAGCCTGTTCAGGCGGGCGTGGGAAAGTTTGCTCTGCGAGCAACGGTTTAGCGCGGGCAACACCCGAGCATTCGAACTTGTTGTGATACGCGGCGTGCCACCCGAGACGGCGGCGGAGGAATGCGGGATTTCGGTGGACCAGGTGTACGTCGCGAAGAGCAGGATTTCTTCGAGGCTTCGGGAGATTGTGTCTGCGCTCAGCGCGGCGTACGAGGATGGCTTGTGA
- a CDS encoding metal ABC transporter ATP-binding protein, translating into MARTSEIAIRYSGVTFSYDGAGEAPALDRVSLDVRRGERLGILGPNGGGKSTLLKLTLGILRGYSGTIEIEGLAPSESAKRRLIGYVPQRVEAELAFPITARHAASMAASAGLGFFASGRGAREKADRALSMVGASSFAEKPVGTLSGGQLQRVMIARALASEAKILLLDEPTVGIDPAGQKQFSELIQRLHDELKLTTIVVSHDLRTVAATSDRVACLARTLHYHDSPEGLTPHVLAEVFRHDAAAIFGDLHVDAHRASECGHDHSDDHGHEGHGTYGSQGTHRSHEERTGGGA; encoded by the coding sequence GTGGCAAGAACGAGCGAAATCGCCATCCGCTACAGCGGCGTGACGTTTTCGTACGACGGCGCCGGCGAAGCGCCGGCGCTCGATCGCGTCTCGCTCGATGTGCGGAGAGGCGAGCGGCTGGGAATCCTCGGGCCAAACGGAGGCGGAAAATCGACGCTGCTGAAACTCACGCTCGGGATCTTGCGGGGCTATTCGGGAACGATCGAGATCGAGGGTTTGGCCCCGTCAGAATCCGCGAAGAGGCGGCTCATTGGGTATGTGCCGCAGAGAGTGGAAGCGGAACTGGCTTTCCCGATTACGGCGCGCCACGCGGCATCGATGGCGGCGAGCGCCGGGCTCGGGTTTTTCGCGAGCGGACGGGGGGCGCGGGAGAAGGCGGATCGCGCGCTTTCGATGGTGGGCGCTTCTTCGTTTGCCGAAAAACCGGTGGGGACGCTGTCCGGCGGGCAACTCCAGCGGGTGATGATCGCGCGCGCTCTCGCCAGCGAGGCGAAGATCCTGCTGCTCGATGAGCCGACCGTCGGCATCGACCCGGCGGGGCAGAAGCAGTTCTCGGAGCTCATCCAGCGCTTGCACGATGAATTGAAGTTGACGACGATCGTCGTGAGCCATGATCTGCGGACGGTGGCGGCGACGAGCGATCGGGTCGCGTGCCTTGCCCGGACTTTGCATTACCACGATTCACCGGAGGGGTTGACGCCCCACGTGTTGGCGGAAGTGTTCCGGCACGATGCCGCGGCGATCTTTGGGGATCTGCACGTCGATGCACATCGGGCGTCGGAGTGCGGGCACGATCACTCGGATGATCATGGACACGAGGGACATGGGACCTATGGGTCCCAAGGGACTCATAGGTCCCATGAAGAACGCACAGGAGGTGGGGCGTGA
- a CDS encoding metal ABC transporter permease: MKTLEYLSDPALRSIFLPGVLAGLAIALFGGLLSVFVVMKRLAFIGQGISHAAFGGIGVAYVLGFGAAAVGGAGGSGAAFSAQLGIVFLFCLFAALQIGFLTSGDSGRRGGRGRAQADTAIGIVLVASMGLGSLLLHIAEKQQRVATVSWESLLFGSIVSVSEADAWAAGVVALLIVGGLFLVRRPLTFWTFDEPAAAAFGVNAGLMRFVLLVMLALATVTAMKLAGVVLATAMLVLPAAAAVQFSQRAGTVTVLSVLFALCAVACGMVLSFEFDWPTGASIVLVLAALFGIGWGKSRIAA, from the coding sequence GTGAAGACGCTCGAATACCTCTCGGATCCGGCGCTGCGGTCGATTTTTCTTCCCGGGGTTCTGGCCGGTCTCGCGATCGCGCTCTTCGGCGGCTTGCTGAGTGTGTTTGTCGTGATGAAGAGGCTCGCGTTCATCGGGCAGGGGATCAGCCACGCGGCGTTTGGCGGGATCGGCGTCGCGTATGTGCTGGGGTTTGGGGCTGCCGCGGTGGGCGGTGCGGGCGGGAGTGGGGCCGCGTTCAGCGCGCAACTCGGGATTGTGTTTTTGTTTTGCCTGTTCGCGGCGCTGCAGATCGGGTTCTTGACGAGCGGAGATTCGGGAAGGCGCGGAGGACGCGGGCGAGCGCAGGCGGACACCGCGATCGGCATCGTGCTGGTTGCCTCGATGGGGCTTGGTTCGCTTTTGCTGCACATCGCGGAGAAGCAGCAGCGCGTGGCGACGGTTTCGTGGGAGAGTTTGCTCTTTGGTTCGATCGTGAGCGTGAGCGAAGCGGATGCGTGGGCGGCGGGGGTGGTTGCGCTGCTGATCGTCGGCGGGCTTTTCCTGGTGCGCCGGCCGCTGACTTTCTGGACGTTTGATGAGCCGGCGGCGGCGGCGTTCGGGGTGAACGCCGGACTCATGCGCTTTGTGCTGCTCGTGATGCTCGCGCTCGCGACGGTGACCGCGATGAAACTTGCGGGTGTTGTGCTGGCGACGGCGATGCTGGTTTTGCCCGCGGCGGCGGCGGTGCAGTTCAGCCAGCGCGCGGGGACGGTGACGGTTCTGAGCGTTCTGTTTGCCCTTTGCGCGGTGGCTTGCGGGATGGTGTTGAGCTTTGAGTTTGATTGGCCGACCGGGGCGAGTATCGTGCTGGTGCTTGCGGCGCTGTTCGGAATCGGCTGGGGAAAGAGCCGGATCGCGGCGTGA
- a CDS encoding RNA polymerase sigma factor: MLLEQLKSEGNQEAWQRVDERFRGIVFGAARRVGLDEADAADVAQETMVQCLRDFRAGGYDRARGRLSGWIIAIAHNRISDVLRRKQRANQDVGDTSLVALPAVDAVSAAWNEALRDDLFRRSWERLQAESGQNPATIKAFELAVIRGVPTQAVAQECGLTVDQVYLAKNRVSGKLREIVEEMTKAYEDGL; this comes from the coding sequence TTGCTCCTGGAGCAGCTGAAATCGGAGGGCAATCAGGAGGCGTGGCAGCGGGTAGACGAACGATTCAGGGGAATCGTTTTTGGTGCCGCTCGAAGGGTCGGGCTAGATGAAGCCGATGCCGCGGACGTCGCACAGGAAACCATGGTTCAGTGCCTTCGGGATTTCCGGGCCGGGGGTTACGATCGGGCCCGTGGCAGGCTCAGCGGGTGGATCATCGCGATCGCACACAATCGAATATCCGATGTCCTGCGTCGAAAGCAGCGTGCGAACCAGGATGTGGGCGACACGTCTCTGGTGGCTCTGCCGGCGGTAGACGCGGTATCCGCCGCCTGGAATGAGGCACTGCGCGACGACCTCTTTCGCCGCTCCTGGGAGCGTCTCCAGGCCGAAAGCGGGCAGAATCCGGCGACGATCAAGGCGTTCGAGCTCGCGGTGATCCGCGGCGTGCCGACGCAAGCGGTCGCGCAGGAGTGCGGATTAACTGTTGACCAGGTCTATTTGGCGAAGAATCGCGTGTCGGGGAAGCTTCGCGAGATTGTGGAAGAGATGACCAAGGCGTATGAGGACGGGCTATGA
- a CDS encoding IS5 family transposase, translating to MKGTPGRQAAIYHTFNVEDLIETGHPLRPIKRMVDAALAEMTRTFAAAYSSLGRPGIPPETLLKALLLQCLYTIRSERELCRRLKTDLLFRWFLDLQPSDEVFDHSVFTHNRDRLAEHGITRKFFEHVVKQAIDAGLTSDEHFTVDGSLIQSHASLKSLKRIEREASDKDDDGPSGRNPSGDFKGERRTNATHASTTDPEAKLYKKGNGVGAFLCHSGHALTENRHGLVMSVRVDEANGTAERAGALAMLDHVECRHGVRPSTLGADKGYDAGAFLLALEERWIRPHVAIKEGKIDWASTRADEGTWARWFVRGERRSAAFKKSQRRRKLVEEFFGWVKTVAGMRRARHVGREKIGQCFELAAAAYNLVRMRKLLAA from the coding sequence ATGAAGGGCACACCCGGTCGGCAGGCGGCGATCTACCACACGTTCAACGTCGAAGATTTGATCGAGACTGGCCATCCGCTGCGGCCGATCAAGCGGATGGTGGACGCGGCGCTCGCGGAGATGACCCGCACGTTTGCCGCGGCGTACAGCAGCCTCGGGCGGCCGGGCATCCCGCCCGAGACGCTGCTCAAGGCGCTCCTGCTGCAGTGTCTCTACACCATCCGGTCCGAACGCGAGCTGTGCAGGCGTCTGAAGACCGACCTCCTCTTCCGCTGGTTCCTGGATTTGCAGCCATCGGACGAAGTGTTCGACCACTCGGTCTTCACGCACAACCGCGACCGGCTGGCCGAGCACGGCATCACGAGGAAGTTCTTCGAGCATGTGGTGAAGCAGGCGATCGATGCGGGATTGACCAGCGACGAGCACTTCACGGTGGACGGCTCGCTCATCCAGAGCCACGCCTCGCTCAAGAGCCTGAAGAGGATCGAACGCGAGGCGTCGGACAAAGACGACGATGGACCATCGGGACGCAACCCATCGGGGGACTTCAAGGGCGAGCGGCGGACCAACGCGACGCACGCCAGCACGACCGACCCGGAGGCGAAGCTCTACAAGAAGGGGAATGGGGTGGGAGCGTTCCTCTGTCACTCGGGCCATGCGCTCACCGAGAACCGGCACGGGCTGGTGATGAGCGTGCGGGTGGATGAAGCCAACGGCACGGCCGAGCGTGCCGGCGCGCTGGCGATGCTCGATCATGTCGAGTGCCGGCACGGGGTGCGTCCATCCACGCTGGGTGCGGACAAGGGGTACGACGCGGGGGCGTTCCTGCTGGCGCTCGAGGAGCGCTGGATCCGGCCGCACGTGGCGATCAAGGAGGGGAAGATCGACTGGGCGAGCACGCGTGCGGACGAGGGAACCTGGGCGAGATGGTTCGTCCGCGGCGAACGACGGAGCGCCGCGTTCAAGAAGAGCCAGCGACGAAGAAAACTGGTGGAGGAGTTCTTCGGATGGGTCAAGACGGTGGCGGGGATGAGACGGGCCAGGCACGTGGGACGCGAGAAGATCGGGCAGTGCTTCGAGCTCGCCGCCGCGGCGTACAACCTGGTGCGGATGCGGAAGCTGCTGGCGGCGTGA
- a CDS encoding protein kinase has product MPGYEIVREISKGGQGIVYEAVQSRTRRRVAIKVLRRDHGIGRAQRARFEREIEIAAALHHPGIVTVYDSMALPAGGHALVLEFVNGISLESHFDARSHGPLDVRAEVELVARVCDAVHYAHQRGVIHRDLKPLNILLDAAGSPRILDFGVARWFGASATDRSGVTLTGEFAGTLAYAAPEQVAGERGPPDLRSDLYALGVILYQACVGKLPYQVRGSLETVIRNITNAPPARLPRPKLDEDLWVILNKALSKDAERRYQSGAAMATDLRRYLRGESIEARQDSRFYVLRKAIWGHRYAASGVLLALVGLLALGARIQAQNTRLVAALRESNNEQARAMGAAGNRPAAQAMLASELLRIGDAIERPQELMFRGTPEQRSVLWTGAELQASQPCLATVMLPAEWATDAWWEHDRVCVVSADGIERERSLPDLRLLSERKLIDRPALDLLCSPGTDRLLVRFADKIQCIESKTGTVLGETRYESDLRTSMTLAPTGDSLAVCSRERGVVVFSLPDFNELLEVRDVSIRQRPWIGAKGDRVAVVKEDGRLMIFGLASGKLEKELLVVSQGQIKKDPHGPDDQWRVTGIGSGEMMAVGRRRRVWLVNTLSGQVRPPILTTIGNLVEGVFTESGRWLLMQSNQDSRVQVWSTKDWQEQATLPGHAGGTSCVFVSPDERYILSVDNARVMRLWAGPDAGWRRSLPDSPVGAHDLALDPKREAITCAFNQGTIETWSATAPGPPSIDRVDPKGVYTVAYSPEFDVTAAAGLTGEIVLLRSGEEIAPRLTVQSGVSVRSVRFSPDGRYLAASTDGGSAVVYETKAWSIVYKIDVTTGRIASVRWSPKGDRLALGVGDGTCRVYSIPDFRLQANWHADSKLCRAAVFSPDGRVIATTDEAGTIRIWDTDSWKLKHEISVNQDAVFCLAFHPDGHILSVGDRSGRVTQVGIPEGKVLAGFSVESPVMAIEYCGTNLVVGSIDRPVQV; this is encoded by the coding sequence ATGCCGGGGTACGAAATCGTCCGCGAAATCTCGAAGGGCGGGCAAGGGATTGTCTACGAAGCGGTGCAGTCTCGTACTCGGCGGCGGGTGGCGATCAAAGTCCTGCGCCGGGATCATGGAATCGGGCGTGCACAGCGTGCGCGTTTCGAACGGGAGATCGAGATCGCCGCAGCTCTCCATCACCCGGGCATCGTGACGGTGTACGACAGCATGGCGCTGCCGGCGGGCGGCCATGCACTCGTCCTGGAATTCGTGAACGGGATTTCGCTCGAGAGTCACTTTGATGCGCGTTCGCACGGTCCGCTGGACGTCCGAGCAGAAGTCGAATTGGTGGCACGGGTTTGCGACGCGGTTCACTACGCCCATCAGCGCGGCGTGATTCACCGGGATCTCAAGCCCTTGAACATCCTGCTGGACGCCGCGGGCTCGCCGCGGATTCTCGACTTTGGAGTTGCGCGCTGGTTCGGCGCATCCGCAACCGATCGCTCGGGCGTTACGCTGACGGGCGAGTTTGCCGGAACCCTGGCGTACGCGGCACCGGAGCAGGTGGCGGGCGAACGCGGACCTCCTGACTTGCGGAGCGACCTGTATGCACTCGGTGTGATTCTGTATCAGGCTTGCGTCGGGAAGCTGCCGTACCAGGTTCGCGGTTCGCTCGAAACGGTGATACGGAACATCACGAACGCCCCGCCCGCCCGGTTGCCGCGGCCGAAATTGGACGAGGATTTGTGGGTCATTCTCAATAAGGCTCTTTCCAAGGACGCGGAGCGGCGGTATCAGTCGGGCGCGGCGATGGCGACGGATTTGCGGAGGTATTTGCGGGGCGAATCGATCGAAGCGCGGCAAGACAGCCGTTTCTATGTGTTGCGGAAGGCGATTTGGGGCCACCGATACGCCGCGTCGGGAGTGTTGCTGGCGCTCGTCGGGCTGCTTGCGCTGGGCGCGCGGATTCAGGCTCAGAACACTCGCCTCGTGGCGGCACTGCGCGAAAGCAATAACGAACAGGCTCGTGCGATGGGCGCCGCTGGAAACCGGCCGGCGGCGCAGGCGATGCTTGCATCTGAATTGTTGCGAATCGGAGACGCGATCGAGCGGCCCCAGGAGCTGATGTTTCGGGGCACTCCGGAGCAGCGGAGCGTGCTCTGGACCGGGGCCGAATTGCAGGCTTCACAGCCTTGCCTCGCGACGGTCATGCTGCCCGCCGAATGGGCGACGGACGCCTGGTGGGAGCACGATCGCGTCTGCGTCGTGTCCGCCGATGGTATCGAACGGGAGCGGTCGCTTCCGGACTTGCGGTTGTTGTCTGAGCGAAAATTGATCGATCGTCCGGCGTTGGATCTCCTCTGTTCTCCCGGAACGGACCGGCTGCTCGTGCGCTTCGCCGACAAGATTCAGTGCATCGAGTCGAAAACCGGGACGGTGCTTGGTGAGACGCGCTACGAGTCGGATCTTCGAACGAGCATGACGCTCGCTCCAACGGGCGATTCATTGGCCGTCTGTTCTCGCGAGCGGGGCGTCGTGGTTTTCTCGCTGCCGGACTTCAACGAACTTCTCGAAGTTCGCGATGTCAGCATCCGCCAGCGCCCGTGGATCGGTGCGAAGGGCGACCGCGTTGCGGTTGTCAAAGAGGATGGTCGCTTGATGATCTTCGGCTTGGCTTCGGGAAAGCTGGAGAAGGAGCTGCTCGTCGTATCGCAGGGGCAAATAAAGAAAGATCCGCACGGACCCGACGACCAGTGGAGAGTGACCGGAATCGGTTCCGGAGAAATGATGGCGGTCGGACGCAGGCGTCGGGTTTGGCTCGTCAACACATTGAGCGGACAGGTGCGCCCGCCGATTCTGACAACGATCGGAAACCTCGTTGAAGGAGTGTTTACAGAATCGGGTCGCTGGCTTTTGATGCAGTCCAATCAGGACTCGCGGGTCCAGGTCTGGAGCACGAAAGATTGGCAGGAACAGGCGACTCTGCCGGGCCATGCGGGGGGAACTTCATGCGTCTTTGTTTCTCCCGACGAGCGGTACATCCTGAGCGTGGACAACGCCCGGGTGATGAGGCTGTGGGCCGGGCCCGATGCGGGCTGGCGTCGAAGTCTTCCGGATTCTCCCGTCGGGGCACACGATTTGGCGCTCGATCCGAAGCGAGAGGCGATCACGTGCGCATTCAACCAAGGCACGATTGAAACCTGGTCGGCGACCGCGCCGGGTCCGCCTTCGATCGATCGGGTTGATCCGAAAGGGGTGTACACGGTTGCGTATTCACCAGAGTTCGACGTGACCGCCGCGGCAGGCTTGACCGGCGAGATCGTGCTCCTGCGAAGCGGCGAAGAGATCGCCCCGAGGTTGACGGTTCAGTCCGGAGTCTCGGTGAGGAGCGTTCGGTTCAGTCCGGATGGTCGTTACCTCGCGGCGAGCACCGATGGCGGGAGTGCGGTCGTCTATGAGACCAAGGCATGGTCAATCGTGTACAAGATCGATGTGACGACGGGGCGGATCGCGAGTGTGCGATGGAGTCCGAAGGGTGACCGCCTCGCGCTTGGCGTCGGCGATGGGACTTGCAGGGTTTACTCGATACCGGATTTCCGGCTGCAAGCGAATTGGCACGCGGACAGCAAGCTCTGCCGAGCGGCAGTTTTTTCGCCAGATGGGCGAGTCATCGCGACGACGGACGAAGCGGGAACAATCCGGATTTGGGATACCGATTCGTGGAAGTTGAAGCACGAGATTTCGGTCAATCAAGACGCGGTTTTTTGCCTGGCCTTTCATCCGGACGGACACATTCTTTCGGTGGGCGATCGCTCCGGCCGCGTGACGCAGGTCGGGATTCCCGAGGGCAAGGTGCTGGCGGGATTCAGCGTCGAAAGCCCGGTCATGGCGATCGAGTATTGCGGAACGAATCTGGTGGTGGGGTCGATCGATCGACCCGTGCAAGTGTGA
- a CDS encoding HNH endonuclease, producing MRILGYLFGLCFGLSTWYTTDYGHEVSFDGTPPSGVSEVFERHHAADAPTVTQSKNQLPSEWMTNLHGSALRGIQSTDPYATPAPIETHSHYRSDPNGNLVYDDEYFYQYDAWNRLVQVNKRGTVEWYRFPYEQFYPHPSMVFGHKTLAIDRLDAPALSWDNGVGSIFETRRLVPGAKLIAYARNRTLDIANGRWLQQDPNASGISTLRSAMHGAAPIVSAILVQLEERIADGLSLFEYGGSEVIQRRDPLGLYSGDEFVEDLFGASFSLPTPGDFIRGALSGMVSEYASRQTWDVEWASDFNLGDNEHSRTENLWVTVALMRGLRDCFEIGFGDYKINLLDGFDMASVGGGGARTPKSRIHSPRGVAGYARTVSVNGFHASVYSRPGGGRSYVLFDDKAVRANVRVNVTTRAQERIDANKAAGLSKAPTGWVWHHHSTKRGIMQLVPEKLHEKVGHLGRADW from the coding sequence ATGCGGATTTTGGGCTACTTGTTCGGCTTGTGCTTCGGCCTGAGCACGTGGTACACGACGGACTACGGGCACGAGGTGTCGTTCGACGGGACGCCCCCGAGTGGAGTGAGCGAAGTGTTCGAGCGGCATCACGCGGCCGACGCGCCGACGGTGACGCAGTCGAAAAACCAGCTTCCGAGCGAGTGGATGACGAACCTGCACGGGAGCGCTCTACGGGGAATCCAGTCCACCGATCCGTACGCAACACCGGCCCCGATCGAGACGCACAGCCACTACCGGAGCGACCCGAACGGGAATCTGGTGTACGACGACGAGTACTTCTATCAGTACGACGCGTGGAACCGGCTGGTGCAGGTGAACAAGAGGGGGACGGTGGAGTGGTACCGGTTCCCGTACGAGCAGTTCTATCCGCACCCATCGATGGTCTTCGGGCACAAGACGCTGGCGATCGATCGTCTTGACGCGCCGGCGCTGTCGTGGGACAATGGAGTTGGCTCGATCTTTGAAACCCGAAGACTGGTTCCCGGCGCGAAGCTGATCGCGTACGCGCGGAACCGCACGCTCGACATCGCCAACGGCCGTTGGCTCCAGCAGGATCCGAATGCGAGTGGAATTAGCACGCTTAGGTCTGCGATGCATGGCGCAGCACCAATCGTTTCCGCGATCTTGGTCCAGTTGGAAGAACGGATCGCGGACGGGCTAAGCCTGTTTGAGTACGGCGGCTCTGAAGTAATACAACGACGGGATCCGTTGGGCTTGTACTCCGGCGACGAATTTGTAGAAGATTTATTTGGTGCGAGTTTCAGCCTTCCGACTCCCGGAGATTTCATTCGGGGCGCTCTCTCTGGAATGGTCAGCGAGTATGCATCGAGGCAGACATGGGACGTCGAATGGGCGAGCGATTTCAACCTTGGAGACAACGAACACAGTCGGACCGAGAATCTCTGGGTGACCGTCGCGCTGATGCGAGGGTTGCGAGACTGCTTCGAGATTGGATTTGGTGACTACAAGATCAATCTGCTCGATGGGTTTGACATGGCGAGTGTCGGAGGAGGAGGTGCTCGTACCCCCAAGAGCAGAATCCACTCGCCGCGCGGGGTCGCTGGGTACGCAAGGACGGTGTCTGTAAACGGGTTCCACGCCAGTGTTTATTCAAGACCGGGAGGCGGACGCAGTTACGTGCTCTTCGACGACAAGGCGGTTCGTGCTAATGTGAGAGTCAATGTCACCACACGAGCACAGGAGCGGATCGATGCAAACAAAGCGGCAGGGCTTTCCAAAGCACCCACTGGTTGGGTATGGCATCATCACTCCACCAAGAGAGGCATAATGCAACTTGTTCCCGAGAAATTGCACGAGAAAGTCGGCCATCTCGGCCGAGCGGATTGGTAA
- a CDS encoding tetratricopeptide repeat protein produces MKYRKLPIASGAYGNRYHSTVPLLFTWARRLLPGHPDPRVNLAMTLESAGRNDDAMATYRTALEIYPDYVAAAQGLARLQIKQGKTDERTPALLKVIAMQGETREWREWAKGELTRVR; encoded by the coding sequence GTGAAGTACCGGAAGCTCCCGATCGCATCCGGCGCGTACGGGAACCGGTACCACTCCACCGTCCCCCTCTTGTTCACCTGGGCTCGGCGGCTTCTTCCGGGCCATCCTGATCCACGAGTGAACCTAGCTATGACACTCGAATCTGCTGGGCGCAACGACGACGCGATGGCAACCTATCGCACGGCTCTTGAAATCTACCCGGACTATGTCGCGGCGGCACAGGGTCTCGCGCGATTGCAGATCAAGCAGGGGAAGACCGACGAACGCACGCCCGCGCTCTTGAAAGTGATCGCCATGCAGGGTGAGACACGCGAATGGCGAGAGTGGGCGAAGGGTGAATTGACGCGGGTTCGGTGA
- a CDS encoding zinc ABC transporter substrate-binding protein: protein MNQTRLNWVLRALALCVWCLAAPCDGAGLRVVVTIPPLKGIIEPLLPEGSSVAVLMTPGRSEHNYEFTPSDMARVGGANLVVCVGLGLEQQLQQFLESHTSPKRVDLSLGAAAGVEQAADSDDQASEGESEHHHGAVDPHVWLDPVLVEAALPRLADGVRDAMKATGIWNDDAKKHLEDALASEQAEVAKLNLAFQEALAKFKGDKIVTHHAAFGRLANRYGLVVAEVIRVNEGEEPTPGRIAAIVQAVRKEGVTAIYVEPQFSSATAERIASAAGVRVVKLDPLGNGDWIAMMQENLNGLVAGLSKAKNK, encoded by the coding sequence ATGAATCAGACGCGGTTGAATTGGGTGTTGCGTGCGCTGGCGCTTTGCGTGTGGTGCCTGGCTGCTCCTTGCGATGGCGCGGGTCTGCGCGTCGTGGTCACCATTCCGCCCCTCAAGGGAATCATCGAACCGCTCTTGCCCGAAGGATCATCGGTCGCGGTTCTGATGACGCCGGGCCGGAGCGAGCACAATTATGAATTCACGCCGTCCGACATGGCGAGAGTGGGAGGGGCGAATCTGGTCGTTTGTGTCGGCTTGGGTCTGGAGCAACAGCTGCAACAGTTTCTTGAGTCTCACACTTCCCCGAAACGAGTCGATCTCAGCCTCGGCGCGGCCGCCGGCGTCGAGCAAGCGGCTGATTCGGACGACCAAGCAAGCGAAGGCGAATCGGAGCATCATCACGGCGCGGTCGATCCGCACGTGTGGCTCGATCCGGTTCTGGTCGAGGCGGCGCTGCCGCGGCTTGCGGATGGCGTGCGCGACGCGATGAAAGCGACCGGAATCTGGAACGACGATGCGAAGAAGCATCTCGAAGACGCTCTTGCATCGGAGCAGGCTGAAGTCGCGAAACTCAACCTCGCGTTTCAGGAAGCGCTGGCAAAGTTCAAGGGCGACAAGATCGTCACGCATCACGCGGCGTTCGGACGGCTCGCGAACCGGTACGGGCTGGTGGTTGCGGAGGTTATTCGAGTGAACGAGGGCGAGGAGCCGACCCCCGGGCGCATCGCGGCGATCGTGCAGGCAGTTCGGAAGGAAGGCGTGACAGCAATCTACGTCGAACCGCAGTTCAGCAGCGCGACGGCCGAGCGCATTGCCAGTGCCGCGGGTGTGCGGGTTGTGAAGCTCGATCCGCTGGGCAACGGCGACTGGATCGCGATGATGCAAGAGAACCTGAACGGGCTCGTGGCCGGGCTTTCCAAAGCAAAGAACAAATAG